ACATGAATTCTAAGATTTGTTGTTAACTAATATAACACGTTTCCTCCCCAGATTTGGGTGGCTGAAATGATCGGATCTGCACTGGCAACCGACAGCAGGCAACGTCATTCGAAGAATGGCAGCAGCGCGCAAAGCTGACGCCCGAAAGAACGTGCCCCTCTGGACAACCCGGCAGATGACTTGCCGTGGCTCCTTTCATGAACGCTTGTTTTTTGGGAGAGGCATTTGAAACATATATCCATCATCGGCAAGTTCCTGGTCATCATGGCCTGCTTTGGACTATTCTCCTTCTGCGTCGCGCTATACTCCGCCAGCCAGATCTCGAGCGTCGATGGAAGCTATAGCGAGCTGCTTGACGGCGAAAGTGCAGCAGCCCTCTACTTGGCGCGCTCCAACCGGACCTTGCAGGCAGGCCGCGCGGCGATCGGGGACCTGATGATGTCCCGTACGCCGGAGCTCAACCAGCGGGCACAGCAGGCCCTTGCCGCTGCTCAAGCCGATTTCGCCGGCTATATGGATAAAGTTGTCGCGGCCGTTCCGGCCAAGGACGCGATGATGAAACTGAAAGCGGAGGGCCTGCGAATTTTCACAGACACCTGCGCGCCGGCCATCAAGGCTGGCGCCTCGGCGACAGAATCGCAGGAAATCGAAGCCTCGCAGGAGATTTTTCTCAGCCAGTGCCAGCCGGCTTTCAGTGACATTGCTCCGCGATTCACCGCGGCAACGAATGAGGTTGTCGATACCGCCGCCAAGCGCAGCGGCGATTTGTCCGACATGGCGGGCGACACCGTCATCGCCACGCTGACAGCGGTGATCCTCGGCCTGATCACCGTGCTCGTACTCGGCTTCCTCGCCATCCGTGCCTGGCTGGTCGTCCCGATCCAGACAATGTCGGCCACCATGAACCTTCTGGCCAATGGCGACCTTGCCGCAACAGTGGACGGCACGGACCGGCGCGACGAAGTCGGTGCCATGGCGAAAGCCGTCCAGGTGTTCAAGGATAATGGGCTGCGTGCCCGCGACCTCGAACAAGAGGCGGCAGCCTCCCGTTCAGCGGGCGAAGCGGAACGTTTGCGTGTGGCCGAGCAGGAGCGCCTGCGTGCCGAGCAGATGGCAAAGGCCACGTCCGGCCTCGCCACGGGCCTCAAACACCTCTCCAACGGCGATCTGACCTTCCTGCTCAACGAGCCGTTCGCCAGCGAGTTCGAAGCTCTGCGCGCAGATTTCAATGCCGCTGTCCAGCAACTCTCCGGCAGTCTTCGGTCCGTAGCCACGGCAACGGGATCGATCGACAGCGGCGCGAGGGAGATCAGCCAGAGCGCCGAGGACCTGTCGAAGCGCACCGAGCAGCAGGCCGCCTCGCTGGAGGAAACCGCCGCCGCGCTCGACCAGATCACCACCAATGTCGCGAATTCCTCAAAGCGAACCGAGGAAGCGAGGCATGTGGCGATCGAGGCCAACAAATCCGCCCGCCGCTCCGGTGAAGTGGTGTCCAATGCCGTCGTGGCCATGCAGCGCATCGAGCAATCCTCCAACCAGATCTCCAGCATTATCGGCGTCATCGACGAAATCGCCTTCCAGACCAACCTCCTGGCGCTGAATGCCGGCGTCGAAGCCGCGCGCGCCGGAGAGGCCGGCAAAGGTTTCGCCGTCGTCGCCCAGGAGGTCCGGGAACTGGCGCAGAGATCGGCGCAGGCGGCCCGTGAGATCAAGGACCTGATCCGCAATTCCGTCGACGAGGTCAGCACGGGGGTCAAGCTGGTGCAGGAGACCGGCGATGCCTTGAAGGTTATCGAGGACCAGGTGGTCACCATCAACAATCAGCTGGATGCGATCGCGACCTCGGCGCGCGAGCAATCGGTGGGTCTGGCGGAGGTGAACACGGCCGTCAACCAGATGGACCAGGTGACCCAGCAGAATGCCGCCATGGTCGAGGAATCGACGGCGGCCAGCGCTTCGCTTGCCGGCGAGGTCAATCGCCTGCGCGAGATCATCTCGAACTTCAGGCTTGGATCGGGCGCCGGCGCGGATGCTGTGCGAGCCGTGGCCGCACGCAGCGATCACAAGCCGGTCGCCTCTCCGGCCCGCAGGATGATGGCCAAGGTGGCCGGCGCCGTCGGTCTCGGCGGGGGTGCCGCAGCGGAGAACTGGAGCGAATTCTGACGGAGCTCGGGTGCCCGCCGGACGGAGACATCGAGTCCCGGGGGGCGAGTTGCTGCACCTATCCGATTATCATGATCAGGGCGGCCGGCCGCTGCCCTGATCCCGGGCTCAGCAGTCCCGCATGCCGCGAAGCGCATCCTGCAGCGTGCGGAATGCCTGGTAGCGCTGGTCGTGCAGGCGAGCAATATCCCCGGAGGCGGGCGTATAGATCGGGCCGGCCTTGCTGAGCGCATGCATGGCCTGCTTCAGATCCGGAAAGGCCTTGCCGGCCGTGGCGCCGAGAAGCGCGGCACCGAGCAGAACCGGTTCGGATGTCTGCGGCGCAATGACCGGTTTTCCGCTCGCATCCGCCAGGATTTGACGGGTCAGGTCATGCTGGCCGGCGCCGCCGCTGATGATGATCTGCTGGACCTGCGCCCCCGCCTCCGCCTGTGCCTCGATGATCTGACGCAGACCATAACCAATGCCGCTGAGGCCGGCGACGTAGAGCGCAATGAGATGATCGAGGTCGCGTTCCATGTCGAGACCGGCGATCACCGCACGGGCGGCAGGATCGGCAAAGGGCGCCCGGTTGCCGAGAAATTCCGGAACAACATGAAGGCCGCGCGCCAGGCCAATAGCGTGAGAGCGTGACCCGTGCCGGGCAAGCGCCATGTCGGCCAGCAGGACGGGCACCGAGACGCCGGCGGCAGCGGCCTTCTCCTTCGCCTCGGCCAGGGCCGGATGGAAGCTGATCAACTGGTCGATTGCAGCACCTGCGGCACTCTGGCCACCTTCATTCAGCCAGAGACCGGGAACCATGGCGGAGAAATACGGCCCCCAGACGCCCGGCACGAATTTCGGACTGTCGGTCGAGGTGAGGGTGCAGGACGAGGTGCCGAAGACATAGCCGAGATTGGCCTGGGGATCGCCGCCGATGCCGACGGTGCCGATGCCACCCGCATGCGCATCGATCATGCCGGCCGATACGGGAGTGCCGATGGGCAGGCCGAGGTCCTGCGCTGCGCGCGCGGTGAGGCCTTCGCCCACGGCCGTGCCGGGCTCGACGATGAGCTGCCCGATCCGCGCGAAATTCTCGTCGGCCAGTTCAGCCAGGCCGATCTCGCGGAAATAGCCGGGCTCCCAGCGGGATTCATGCGCCAGATAGGTCCATTTGCAGGCGACTGTGCAGGTGGACCGGGCGAGGCTTCCTGTTGCCCGGAAGGTCAGGAAATCCGCCAGATCGAAGAATTGCCAGGCCATGGCAAAGACCGCCGGACGGTTCTCCTTCAGCCAGAGCAGTTTTGGCGTCTGCATTTCCGGCGAGATTCGTCCGCCGACATAGCGCAGGACACCGTGGCCCTTGGCGTTGATGCGTTCCGCCTGATCGACCGCACGGTGGTCCATCCAGACAATGATGTCGCGATCGGCGTCTTCGGAGGGCCCGACAGGCAGCGACCGGCCGTCTTCTCCCAGAACGACGAGGGAGCAGGTCGCATCGAAGCCAAGGCCCGCGACGCTTGAAGGCTCGATCCCGGCCGAGGCAACCGCTGCGCGCACCGCCGCGCAGACCGAATCCCAGATATCCCGGCTCGACTGCTCGACCATATGCGCCGTGTCCCGGAAGAGCTTGATGTCGCGCTTGCCGGTGCCCAGGCACTGACCCTGCGCATCGAACACGCCGGCCCTTGCGCTGCCGGTCCCGATATCAACGCCGATGAAGCATTTCGAACCGTCCATATCCTTCTCCTGCCCTGTGAACGCCGTGCCGGTCATCTTAAAGATCGACGCTGTTCGGCAGGATGACAAGATCCCGGATGACGACGTTTCGCGGCCGCGACAGCATGAAATACACCGCTTCCGCCACCTCCTGCGGCTGCATCAGGCTGCCATTGGCCAGCGCCTCCTCCATCTTCTCCTTTGGCCAATCGTCGAGAAGCGCGGTCACGACCGGCCCCGGCAGGACTGCGCCCATCCGCACGCCGTATGGCGAGACCTGCCGGCGCGTCGTGTGCACGAAGGCCTGAACTGCGAATTTCGACGCCGTGTAGATGGGTTCCCAGACGACCGGGACGACGCCGGCCACGGAACTGGTGAAGAGGATATCGCCGCTCTTCTCCCCGATCATGTGCGGCAGAACCGCGTGCACGCTGCGGAAGGCCGCGTTGACATTGAGATGAAGCATGCGGTCCCAGGCGCCCGGATCGCCCTCTGCCACGGCGCCGCCGACATAGGCCCCCGCATTGGCATGGAAGATGTCGAGACGGCCGGCAACCTCGAGGATCCGCGGCAACAGGCCGGAAACCTGCGGCCCATCCAGAAGATCGACAACCACCATGCGGCATCGGGGGCCGAGCTCTGCGCAGAGCGCGCGGAGCTTTTCCTCCGCGCGATCGATGAGGACAACCGTTGCCCCCTCATCGAGCAGCTTACGGGCGCAGGCAAGACCGATTCCCGAGGCCGCGCCGGTTATGGCTGCGACCTTGCCCTCCAGAATTCCTGTCATGGCTTCACTTCCTCCTGGCAAAGGTTTGGCTGACCTTTCGGCCGCGGATCATGTCCTCAATCCTGGTATGCGTGACCGAAGGCCTGAGGGATCAATCGGCGAGACGGATCTGCAGTTTGACATCCTCCGGCAGGCCCTTTGCAGCCCGTTCGAAAGCGGCAATGCTGTCGGCGAAGTCGAAAGTCTGCGTGATCAGCGGCTTCAGATCGACCTTGCCGGAGGCGATGAGGTTCACCGCGCGGTCGAAATTATTGGCGTAGCGGAACACGGTCTCGATCCTCGCTTCCTTGATGATGGCGGCTGGAACATCGACAGCGACCGGCTCCACGGGCAGACCCACGAGCACCAGCGCGCCGCCTGGCCGCACCAGATCGAAGATCCCTTCATAGGCCTTCGGACTGCCGCTCGCTTCGAAGATGACGTCGGCCCCCCAGCCCTCGGTTACATGGGCGACCGTGTCCTGCAGCCGCGTTTCGGCAATATTGACGGGTGTGATGCCCGGATATTGGGCGGCGATGGCCAGCTTCGGGGCGCTGAGGTCCGAGATGATCACGCTGGAGCAGCCGCCGGCCAGCGCGGCCAGGGCCGTCATGATGCCGATCGGACCGCAGCCGATGACCACCGCAACATCGCCTGGAGTGATCCGGGCGCGCGTGGCTGCCTGCATGCCGACCGCAAAGGGTTCGATCATGGCGCCCTCTGCAAAGGACACATTGTCCGGCAGCTTGTAGGTGAAGGCGGCGGGATGCACCACTTCCGGCGTCAGGACGCCATGCACTGGCGGGGTTGCCCAGAACTGCACGTCCGGATCGACGTTGTAGATGCCGAGCTTGGAGGCACGCGATGCCATATTGGGCACGCCGGGTTCCATGCAGACCCGGTCACCGACCTTCAGGTTTTTGACATTGGCGCCGATTGCCGTGACGGTTCCCGCGGCTTCATGGCCGAGGATCATCGGTTCGCGCACGATGAAGGAGCCGATGGCGCCATGGGTGAAATAATGGACATCGCTGCCGCACACGCCGACGGTATGGATGGCAATCGTCACATCGTCCGGACCCATCTTGCGGTCTTGTTTCATCTCCCGGATGGCGAGTTCGCCTTTGCGTTCCAGAACCAGAGCTTTCATGGGATCTTCCTGATCTTATTGCGGGTTGCGATCTGTGTCATGCATACAGCGGCAGTCAATCCGGTCAGATCGACCTCTCCCGTCAAAGTGCAAGCCCGTCGGCCTTGAAGAGATAGATGTGCCGAGGATCGATCCCGACGGTCAGCGTGTTGCCAGGTGCGAGATCGGGCCGACCATTGGCGAGGATGATCACCGTCTCCTGCTCCGTGCGCGCGTATAGCTGGGTCGAGCCTCCGAGATTCTCCGAAAAGTCCAGCGCCAGACGCAGGAGCGGCGCATGGTTTCCGGCAACGTCGAGATGCTCCGGTCTCAAGCCCACGGTCAGCATTTCGCCGGGCTTGGCCTTCGCCGCACCGGCATGCGTAAGCGCCAGCCTTCCTCCTTCGAAAGCCAGATGCGCAAGGCTGATCTGCGATTCCTCCACGGCGACGACGCGGGCCTGCAGGAAATTCATCTTCGGCGAACCAATAAAGCCCGCGACAAAGGTGTTGGCCGGCCGATCGTAGAGTTCCGTCGGCGAGCCGATCTGTTCGACGAGGCCGGCGCGCAGCACGACGATGCGGTCGGCCAGGGTCATGGCCTCCACCTGATCATGCGTGACATAGACCATTGTCGCCCCGAGATTGCGGTGCAGCTTGGCAATCTCGACCCGCATCTGACTGCGCAGCTCCGCATCGAGATTGGAAAGCGGTTCGTCGAACAGGAAAATCTTGGGGTTGCGGACGATCGACCGGCCAATCGCCACGCGCTGGCGCTGCCCGCCGGACAGAGCGCGCGGCTTGCGCTCCAGCAGCGGCTCGATCTGCAGAATGCGGGCAGCCTCGGCCACCCGCTGTCTGATCTCTTCTTCCTTCAGCTTTGCCATGCGCAGGCCGAATGCCATGTTCTCGTAGACGCTCATATGCGGATAGAGTGCATAGGACTGGAAGACCATCGAGACCTCGCGCTTGGCGGGCTCCTCATAGGTCACATCCTTTCCGTCAATCGCCAGCGTGCCGGAGGAGACATCTTCAAGACCGGCAATCATCCGCAGCAAGGTCGACTTGCCGCAGCCGGACGGCCCGACAAAGACCACGAATTCGCCCTTCGATGCGGTAATGTCGACGCCCTTGATGACGCTGAGCTCACCAAAGGTCTTCTTGATAGTGTCCAGGCGAAGAAAGGTCATCGGTCTCGATTCTCCATGGCTCGGCACCCCGATCGCAAGGGGTGCGCCGGCATCTATCGGGGTCTTTTGTTGATCTGGTGCGTCTCGTCGAGAAGCGCCGCCGCGCATTGTTCGTCCGTCACCAGCCGCTTGACATAGCCGCCGCGCAAAATGGCGCGGATGATGGCCACCTTGTACCAGCCGCCAGAGGCGAGCACGCTGTGGCGGAC
The sequence above is a segment of the Rhizobium sp. SSA_523 genome. Coding sequences within it:
- a CDS encoding methyl-accepting chemotaxis protein, whose protein sequence is MKHISIIGKFLVIMACFGLFSFCVALYSASQISSVDGSYSELLDGESAAALYLARSNRTLQAGRAAIGDLMMSRTPELNQRAQQALAAAQADFAGYMDKVVAAVPAKDAMMKLKAEGLRIFTDTCAPAIKAGASATESQEIEASQEIFLSQCQPAFSDIAPRFTAATNEVVDTAAKRSGDLSDMAGDTVIATLTAVILGLITVLVLGFLAIRAWLVVPIQTMSATMNLLANGDLAATVDGTDRRDEVGAMAKAVQVFKDNGLRARDLEQEAAASRSAGEAERLRVAEQERLRAEQMAKATSGLATGLKHLSNGDLTFLLNEPFASEFEALRADFNAAVQQLSGSLRSVATATGSIDSGAREISQSAEDLSKRTEQQAASLEETAAALDQITTNVANSSKRTEEARHVAIEANKSARRSGEVVSNAVVAMQRIEQSSNQISSIIGVIDEIAFQTNLLALNAGVEAARAGEAGKGFAVVAQEVRELAQRSAQAAREIKDLIRNSVDEVSTGVKLVQETGDALKVIEDQVVTINNQLDAIATSAREQSVGLAEVNTAVNQMDQVTQQNAAMVEESTAASASLAGEVNRLREIISNFRLGSGAGADAVRAVAARSDHKPVASPARRMMAKVAGAVGLGGGAAAENWSEF
- a CDS encoding FGGY-family carbohydrate kinase, which codes for MTGTAFTGQEKDMDGSKCFIGVDIGTGSARAGVFDAQGQCLGTGKRDIKLFRDTAHMVEQSSRDIWDSVCAAVRAAVASAGIEPSSVAGLGFDATCSLVVLGEDGRSLPVGPSEDADRDIIVWMDHRAVDQAERINAKGHGVLRYVGGRISPEMQTPKLLWLKENRPAVFAMAWQFFDLADFLTFRATGSLARSTCTVACKWTYLAHESRWEPGYFREIGLAELADENFARIGQLIVEPGTAVGEGLTARAAQDLGLPIGTPVSAGMIDAHAGGIGTVGIGGDPQANLGYVFGTSSCTLTSTDSPKFVPGVWGPYFSAMVPGLWLNEGGQSAAGAAIDQLISFHPALAEAKEKAAAAGVSVPVLLADMALARHGSRSHAIGLARGLHVVPEFLGNRAPFADPAARAVIAGLDMERDLDHLIALYVAGLSGIGYGLRQIIEAQAEAGAQVQQIIISGGAGQHDLTRQILADASGKPVIAPQTSEPVLLGAALLGATAGKAFPDLKQAMHALSKAGPIYTPASGDIARLHDQRYQAFRTLQDALRGMRDC
- a CDS encoding SDR family oxidoreductase: MTGILEGKVAAITGAASGIGLACARKLLDEGATVVLIDRAEEKLRALCAELGPRCRMVVVDLLDGPQVSGLLPRILEVAGRLDIFHANAGAYVGGAVAEGDPGAWDRMLHLNVNAAFRSVHAVLPHMIGEKSGDILFTSSVAGVVPVVWEPIYTASKFAVQAFVHTTRRQVSPYGVRMGAVLPGPVVTALLDDWPKEKMEEALANGSLMQPQEVAEAVYFMLSRPRNVVIRDLVILPNSVDL
- a CDS encoding NAD(P)-dependent alcohol dehydrogenase, producing MKALVLERKGELAIREMKQDRKMGPDDVTIAIHTVGVCGSDVHYFTHGAIGSFIVREPMILGHEAAGTVTAIGANVKNLKVGDRVCMEPGVPNMASRASKLGIYNVDPDVQFWATPPVHGVLTPEVVHPAAFTYKLPDNVSFAEGAMIEPFAVGMQAATRARITPGDVAVVIGCGPIGIMTALAALAGGCSSVIISDLSAPKLAIAAQYPGITPVNIAETRLQDTVAHVTEGWGADVIFEASGSPKAYEGIFDLVRPGGALVLVGLPVEPVAVDVPAAIIKEARIETVFRYANNFDRAVNLIASGKVDLKPLITQTFDFADSIAAFERAAKGLPEDVKLQIRLAD
- a CDS encoding ABC transporter ATP-binding protein: MTFLRLDTIKKTFGELSVIKGVDITASKGEFVVFVGPSGCGKSTLLRMIAGLEDVSSGTLAIDGKDVTYEEPAKREVSMVFQSYALYPHMSVYENMAFGLRMAKLKEEEIRQRVAEAARILQIEPLLERKPRALSGGQRQRVAIGRSIVRNPKIFLFDEPLSNLDAELRSQMRVEIAKLHRNLGATMVYVTHDQVEAMTLADRIVVLRAGLVEQIGSPTELYDRPANTFVAGFIGSPKMNFLQARVVAVEESQISLAHLAFEGGRLALTHAGAAKAKPGEMLTVGLRPEHLDVAGNHAPLLRLALDFSENLGGSTQLYARTEQETVIILANGRPDLAPGNTLTVGIDPRHIYLFKADGLAL